In the genome of uncultured Fibrobacter sp., the window GAAAAGGACAACTTTGTATGGTGGCGCCGTCGCCTGGCTCAGGCAAGCAAGTTCTACCATGCTTACCGTATTGACCACGTGCTTGGATTCTTCCGCATTTGGTCGATTCCGCAGCAAGAAGTGACTGGCATTCTGGGTTACTTTAACCCGTGCGTGCCGCTCACTTACGACAAGCTCGCTGCTGCAGGCTTTATGCGCGAAACGCTGGAATACCTGCGCCGCCCGAATTACGGCTTTGACCAGCTGCGCGAATTCCTGGGCGCCGATGCCGACCGCCTCGCTCCGGTTTGCTTTACCCAGCTCGAAGGTCATCCGGACCGCCTGATCCTCAAGCCGGAATACAGTTCCGAAAAGGCTATCCTTGGCATGAACGAACCGCAAGAGGTCAAGGACAAACTGCTCAAGGTTTACTGGAACCGCGTGTTTGTGCCCTCGGGCGACGAAAACAATTTCTACCCGTATTGGTACTGGTACAACGCACCGGTGCTCTTTACCTTGCCTGATTACGAACAGGAAAAGCTGCGTAACCTGATCAAGGAAAACGAGAATTCCCAGAATGGTTTGTGGGATGCCAATGCCACCAAGCTTTTGACGGTGCTTTCGCAGGAAACCGATATGTTGGTCTGCGCCGAAGATTTGGGTGCCGTGCCGCCTTGCGTGCCTGCCGTGCTCAAAAAGCTCAACATCCTGTCGCTGCGCATTGAACGCTGGGCCCGTAATTGGAATGCTCCGTATTCGCCGTACTACGAAATGGACGAATACCCGCGCCTGTCTGTGTGCGCCACGAGCTGCCACGATACTTCTAGCCTGCGTGGACTCTGGAAGGAACCTGATTTTGACCGCAACCTGTACTGGTCGCATGCACACCTGCCGGGCAATGCACCTGAAGAGGTGACGCCGTCGGTGGCCCGTGCGATTTTGAGCCACGTGTTTACGGCGAACAGCTTATTCTGCATTTTGCCGGTGCAAGACTACTTCGCCCTTTCGGCAAGCCTTTCCAAGTGCGCGCCCGAAGAAGAACGCGTGAACGTGCCGGGTACGGTGGGTGGCAAGAACTGGTGCTACCGCATGCCGTGTTCTGTGGAAGAACTGATGGATTACTCGTCGCTTGCCTCTGAAATCCGCATGCTCGTGGATGTGCGCAAGCGCCGCCCGATGTGGAATATCTAGGATGTTCGCTCCTGCTTGGGTTAAAGACGCGATCTTTTATCAGATTTTTCCGGACCGGTTTTGCCGTTCGGGGCGTTACCATGCAGTAGGCAAGTTCGTGGAGTGGGGGAGCAAGCCCACTCGCGAAAACATGTTCGGCGGGAACCTCGCGGGCATCGAAGACAAGCTGGAATACATTGCGGGCTTGGGTGTCAACGCGATTTACCTGTGCCCGATTTTCAAGAGCAATTCGAATCATCGTTACCACACGGTAGACTACTTCGAGATTGACCCGGTGCTCGGCACGCTCGAAGATTTTGATCGCTTGGTCAAGAAGGCGCACAAGCTAAAGCTGCGCGTGATTCTGGATGGCGTGTTCAACCATTGCTCCCGCGGATTCTTCCAGTTCAATAGCCTCATGGAATTGGGCGAGCATTCGCCGTATGTGGACTGGTTCCATGTGAAGGGCTGGCCGCTGAACGCCTATACCGACAAACCCAATTACGAATGCTGGTGGAACTTTCCGGCGCTCCCGAAGTTCAATACGGACTGTCCCGATGTGCGCGAATACCTTTTCTCGGTTGGCGAGTACTGGATGAAGCGCGGCATTGACGGCTGGCGCCTCGATGTTCCGAATGAAATTGACGACGATAGCTTTTGGCAGGAATTCCGCCGCCGCGTAAAGGCGGTGAATCCGGATGCCTACATTGTGGGCGAGATTTGGGATGACCCGATTCGCTGGCTGAAGGGCGACCAATTTGATGGCGTGATGAATTACATGTTCCGCAAGGCGGCGATGCAGTTCCTGTTCGACGAAAATCCGATTTCGATCAAGGAGTTTGGCGAACGTATGAGTCGCGCATTCCCTGAAGGTCGCGGCGATATTCCCATGAACCTGCTCGGGAGCCACGATACCACGCGCCTGATGTCGCAACCTTGCGCAAGCCTTGAACGAATCAAGCTCGCGTATGCGATCCTGTTCTTCTTGCCGGGTGCACCGTGTATTTATTATGGCGAAGAACTTTCGATGAAGGGCGGCAAGGATCCTGACAACCGCCGTAGCGTACCGTGGAGCAAGCTGGCCGAGATGCAGGCCAAGCCGTTATACGAGTTTATTAAACAAATGATTGCACTCCGCAACAAGAATGCGGTGCTTCGCGACGGCACGCTCGAAATCCGCTCTGCTGACAACGGATTTGCCATCGAGCGTACCCTCGGTAAAAAGACGATGACGCTCGTTGTGCTGCAAGACGGCACTGATTTTAAATTCAACATTGTTTGAAATATTCCTTTTTTCATGCATCAAAGGAGGTGCCGGGTCTGAGCCCGGCATGACAGTGGGCTGGAGTTTTCTCCAATTTAAAAGAAAAACT includes:
- a CDS encoding 4-alpha-glucanotransferase, which codes for MRYGDISFFQSGVAVPLFSLYSKQSIGIGEFLDLIPFARWTAFCDFNIIQLLPVNDTGAESSPYSARSAFALNPVFINVQSVEGSSEYEDEIQAGKADFEKYGKIDYYNISTWKRLILRKIFDNRYDDLKKDKVLQRWIDDNTWAKPYCVYCTLKAQNDERSWKDWKNYRDPTEKDIEALWKKFLKDNLFQAWMQFEAEKQFSAAVAEVSKMGVRIKGDIPILINEDSADVWADRKYFSLDDRAGAPPDMFSYTGQNWGFPTYRWDVIEKDNFVWWRRRLAQASKFYHAYRIDHVLGFFRIWSIPQQEVTGILGYFNPCVPLTYDKLAAAGFMRETLEYLRRPNYGFDQLREFLGADADRLAPVCFTQLEGHPDRLILKPEYSSEKAILGMNEPQEVKDKLLKVYWNRVFVPSGDENNFYPYWYWYNAPVLFTLPDYEQEKLRNLIKENENSQNGLWDANATKLLTVLSQETDMLVCAEDLGAVPPCVPAVLKKLNILSLRIERWARNWNAPYSPYYEMDEYPRLSVCATSCHDTSSLRGLWKEPDFDRNLYWSHAHLPGNAPEEVTPSVARAILSHVFTANSLFCILPVQDYFALSASLSKCAPEEERVNVPGTVGGKNWCYRMPCSVEELMDYSSLASEIRMLVDVRKRRPMWNI
- a CDS encoding glycoside hydrolase family 13 protein, encoding MFAPAWVKDAIFYQIFPDRFCRSGRYHAVGKFVEWGSKPTRENMFGGNLAGIEDKLEYIAGLGVNAIYLCPIFKSNSNHRYHTVDYFEIDPVLGTLEDFDRLVKKAHKLKLRVILDGVFNHCSRGFFQFNSLMELGEHSPYVDWFHVKGWPLNAYTDKPNYECWWNFPALPKFNTDCPDVREYLFSVGEYWMKRGIDGWRLDVPNEIDDDSFWQEFRRRVKAVNPDAYIVGEIWDDPIRWLKGDQFDGVMNYMFRKAAMQFLFDENPISIKEFGERMSRAFPEGRGDIPMNLLGSHDTTRLMSQPCASLERIKLAYAILFFLPGAPCIYYGEELSMKGGKDPDNRRSVPWSKLAEMQAKPLYEFIKQMIALRNKNAVLRDGTLEIRSADNGFAIERTLGKKTMTLVVLQDGTDFKFNIV